The Streptomyces sp. NBC_00344 genome includes a window with the following:
- a CDS encoding PPOX class F420-dependent oxidoreductase, whose protein sequence is MAEQMSEDVWRAFILQGTRTGKLSTTRADGSPHITPMWFLMDGSDLMFTTEKKTVKGYNLLRDERVALCVDDERPPYSFVMLRGRVEISEDPGLLLTWATDIAARYMGQERAREFGERNSVSGMLLGRMRIEHVAAYAAIA, encoded by the coding sequence ATGGCTGAACAAATGAGTGAGGACGTGTGGCGGGCCTTCATCCTGCAAGGCACTCGCACCGGAAAATTGTCCACCACGAGAGCGGACGGCAGTCCTCACATCACGCCCATGTGGTTCCTCATGGATGGCAGCGATCTCATGTTCACTACAGAGAAGAAGACCGTCAAAGGATACAACCTGCTGCGGGACGAACGGGTGGCGTTGTGTGTGGACGACGAGCGGCCACCCTATTCCTTCGTGATGCTGCGCGGGCGTGTTGAGATCTCGGAAGACCCCGGACTTCTGCTCACCTGGGCGACCGACATTGCCGCGCGGTACATGGGCCAGGAACGTGCCCGGGAATTCGGGGAGCGCAACAGCGTTTCGGGCATGCTACTGGGTCGGATGCGAATCGAACACGTCGCCGCCTACGCGGCCATTGCTTGA